A window of Tautonia plasticadhaerens contains these coding sequences:
- a CDS encoding ATP-binding protein, protein MDPRFVPDRAATQRDGGRDPIGRPGGGGGPEPVLPSRLGAMAECRQALGKGRGPVLLTGEAGSGKTWAWRRLATERPGLGPGPGSWRWLGLDATPSDDGVDLVRRALRNLGRADSGSLPDPRSALAEELREQAEDGRRWVLVLDEAQNATDAALEEFRLLSNRLGRPDGFAGLLLVGRTELAMRLRARAWESLESRLAAGVRLGPIDAEEAGTLICWAAPGRRWERPTVEELHARSMGNPTRLIRLADRVDAPRVESGPAPSPSTPTPAVPAPAPAAPRRRPSGEARAPEVARRVDPDAGPAAPGRSGLARIEPASATPPAPRLVEARPPLRFEDGLIEVGWSEADLDLDADAEAEAGFEGEQDADDEAGADDDTDADDGAGADALPSSAVAWPSGGLLEPDEAEAPASRATTDLPRGPITEAIDDPYASIQARLEWEIARGAAGSDPAPPRPAPVPGAGPAEAGGRRGPSRPFVGEREEADRRPTLSPSPSQVRAEAGQEFAPYGRLFSQLGSPSDAD, encoded by the coding sequence ATGGACCCACGATTCGTCCCCGACCGAGCCGCGACGCAGCGCGACGGCGGACGCGACCCGATCGGCCGGCCCGGAGGCGGCGGCGGCCCCGAGCCCGTGCTGCCCAGCCGGCTCGGCGCGATGGCCGAGTGCCGGCAGGCCCTCGGCAAGGGCCGGGGGCCGGTCCTGCTGACCGGCGAGGCCGGTTCGGGCAAGACCTGGGCCTGGAGGAGGCTGGCGACCGAGCGCCCGGGGCTGGGCCCCGGCCCCGGATCCTGGCGCTGGCTGGGCCTGGACGCGACGCCGTCGGACGACGGCGTCGACCTCGTCCGGCGCGCCCTCCGCAACCTCGGCCGGGCCGACTCGGGCAGCCTCCCCGACCCCCGGTCCGCCCTGGCCGAGGAGCTCCGGGAGCAGGCCGAGGACGGCCGGCGCTGGGTCCTGGTGCTCGACGAGGCGCAGAACGCCACCGACGCCGCCCTGGAGGAGTTCCGGCTGCTCTCCAACCGGCTCGGCCGCCCCGACGGCTTCGCCGGGCTGCTGCTGGTCGGCCGCACGGAACTGGCGATGAGGCTCCGGGCCCGGGCCTGGGAGTCGCTCGAATCGAGGCTCGCCGCGGGCGTCCGGCTCGGGCCGATCGACGCCGAGGAGGCCGGGACCCTGATCTGCTGGGCCGCCCCCGGCCGACGCTGGGAGCGGCCGACGGTCGAGGAGTTGCACGCCCGGTCGATGGGCAATCCGACCCGGCTGATCCGCCTGGCCGATCGGGTCGACGCCCCCCGGGTCGAGTCGGGCCCCGCCCCTTCGCCCTCCACCCCGACGCCGGCGGTCCCCGCCCCGGCCCCTGCCGCCCCCCGCCGACGGCCCTCCGGGGAGGCCCGGGCCCCCGAGGTCGCCCGCCGGGTCGACCCGGATGCGGGGCCGGCGGCCCCCGGCCGATCGGGCCTGGCGCGGATCGAGCCCGCCTCGGCCACCCCGCCGGCCCCCCGGCTCGTCGAGGCCCGTCCCCCGCTCCGGTTCGAGGACGGCCTGATCGAGGTCGGCTGGTCCGAGGCCGACCTCGACCTCGATGCCGATGCCGAGGCCGAGGCCGGCTTCGAGGGTGAGCAAGACGCCGACGACGAGGCCGGGGCCGACGACGATACCGACGCCGACGACGGGGCCGGGGCCGACGCCCTCCCCTCGTCGGCGGTCGCCTGGCCGTCGGGCGGGTTGCTCGAACCGGACGAGGCCGAGGCGCCTGCCTCCCGGGCGACGACCGACCTGCCGAGGGGGCCGATCACCGAGGCGATCGACGACCCCTACGCCTCGATCCAGGCCCGGCTCGAGTGGGAGATCGCCCGGGGCGCCGCCGGGTCCGACCCGGCCCCGCCCCGCCCGGCCCCCGTCCCGGGTGCTGGCCCCGCCGAGGCCGGGGGGAGGCGAGGACCGTCGAGGCCCTTCGTCGGCGAGCGGGAGGAGGCCGACCGGCGGCCGACCCTGTCGCCGTCCCCGTCGCAGGTCCGGGCCGAGGCGGGGCAGGAATTCGCCCCGTACGGCCGCCTGTTCTCCCAGCTCGGCTCGCCGAGCGACGCGGACTGA
- a CDS encoding ThuA domain-containing protein, giving the protein MTLTRRRLLMASGAAALGASAMSRTLLGAQDGDRKRILYFTKSSGFQHSVINREADQLAHSETILIEVGKEHGFDVTASKDGRLFEPDRIDEWDGFVFYTTGDLTEPGSDGNPPMSPEGLEAFLEAIRSGRKGFVGIHCATDTFHAPPDEGPTPFVEMIGAEFITHGPQQVATVKVVDPDFPGAGPFGPTFEINDEWYAFRNMSDQIHAIMVQVTEGMQSGPRNDYGRPDYPNTWVKRYGEGRVFYTSMGHREDVWTNPKYQGLLIGGLNVATGRAEADFTPNVSEVTPGYQTLPG; this is encoded by the coding sequence ATGACCCTGACCCGACGCCGCCTGCTGATGGCCTCCGGCGCCGCCGCCCTCGGCGCCTCGGCGATGAGCCGCACCCTGCTCGGCGCCCAGGACGGCGACCGCAAGCGGATCCTCTACTTCACCAAGAGCTCCGGCTTCCAGCACTCGGTGATCAACCGCGAGGCGGACCAGCTCGCCCACTCCGAGACGATCCTCATCGAGGTCGGCAAGGAGCACGGCTTCGACGTGACCGCCTCCAAGGACGGCCGCCTCTTCGAGCCCGACCGGATCGACGAGTGGGACGGCTTCGTCTTCTACACCACCGGCGACCTCACCGAGCCCGGCTCCGACGGCAACCCCCCCATGTCCCCCGAGGGCCTGGAGGCCTTCCTCGAGGCGATCCGGTCGGGCCGCAAGGGGTTCGTCGGCATCCACTGCGCCACCGACACCTTCCACGCCCCCCCGGACGAGGGGCCCACGCCCTTCGTCGAGATGATCGGCGCCGAGTTCATCACCCACGGCCCGCAGCAGGTCGCCACGGTGAAGGTCGTCGACCCGGACTTCCCCGGCGCCGGGCCGTTCGGCCCGACGTTCGAGATCAACGACGAGTGGTATGCCTTCCGCAACATGTCCGACCAGATCCACGCGATCATGGTCCAGGTGACCGAGGGCATGCAGAGCGGCCCCCGCAACGACTACGGGCGCCCGGACTACCCCAACACCTGGGTCAAGCGCTACGGCGAGGGCCGGGTCTTCTACACCTCGATGGGCCACCGCGAGGACGTCTGGACCAACCCCAAATATCAGGGCCTGCTCATCGGCGGCCTGAACGTCGCCACCGGCCGGGCCGAGGCCGACTTCACCCCGAACGTCTCCGAGGTCACCCCGGGTTACCAGACCCTGCCGGGCTGA
- a CDS encoding polyprenol monophosphomannose synthase yields the protein MSTEPNTRPADLAPAPDRPPRLVVSLCTYNEAENLDPLVRAVRKYAPHADVLVIDDNSPDGTGRVADRLVAEMPGVHVIHRAGKLGLGTAAVESMKFAVRHGYDYILNLDADFSHPPRFIPDLLAGMGEHDVMIGSRYVPGGGIDSAMYDAKRKLMSWGINTYARLLLGLPSKDNSGSFRCYRVSRLAELDLDGIKSRGYSFLEEVLYLCRRVGCRIGETPIVFEDRRAGASKINTAEVVRALEVIARLGISRPFRRRPATRNDRSAVRA from the coding sequence GTGAGCACCGAGCCCAACACCCGCCCCGCCGACCTCGCACCCGCCCCGGACCGGCCTCCCCGCCTGGTCGTCTCGCTCTGCACCTACAACGAGGCCGAGAACCTCGACCCGCTCGTCCGGGCGGTCCGCAAGTACGCGCCCCATGCCGACGTGCTGGTCATAGACGACAACTCCCCCGACGGCACCGGCCGCGTCGCCGACCGGCTCGTCGCGGAGATGCCCGGCGTCCACGTGATCCACCGCGCCGGCAAGCTCGGCCTGGGCACGGCGGCCGTCGAGTCGATGAAGTTCGCCGTCCGCCACGGTTACGACTACATCCTCAACCTCGATGCCGACTTCAGCCACCCCCCCCGGTTCATCCCCGACCTGCTGGCCGGGATGGGCGAGCACGACGTGATGATCGGCTCGCGCTACGTCCCCGGCGGCGGGATCGACAGCGCCATGTACGACGCCAAGCGGAAGCTGATGAGCTGGGGCATCAACACCTACGCCCGCCTGCTGCTCGGCCTGCCCTCGAAGGACAACAGCGGCTCGTTCCGCTGCTACCGGGTCTCCAGGCTCGCCGAGCTGGACCTGGACGGCATCAAGTCCCGGGGCTACTCCTTCCTGGAGGAGGTGCTCTACCTCTGCCGGAGGGTCGGCTGCCGGATCGGTGAGACGCCGATCGTCTTCGAGGACCGCCGCGCCGGGGCCTCGAAGATCAACACGGCCGAGGTCGTCCGGGCCCTGGAGGTGATCGCCCGCCTCGGGATCTCCCGGCCGTTCCGGCGTCGGCCCGCGACGCGCAACGACCGGTCGGCCGTCCGGGCCTGA